The genomic DNA TCCGCACCGCCGAGGCACTGCGTCGCTTCGGGGTGCCAGTGGTGGCCATCGTGGACGGCCACGGCTCACCCGTGGCGCCGCTCGCCGGGTTCACGTTGACCGCGGCGACGGGCGGCCCGTCCTTCGCGGACTCCCCGACCGCCCTGGTCGCCCTCGGCCACGCCCTCCTCACGGCGGCGGCCGCCCGCTCCAAGGGAGCCCTGCGCCGCCTGGACCGGCGGGAGGAGGCGAACCGCGTGCTGAACAGATTCGCCGACGACTGACCTCCCACCGCCCTCTCCACCCCGCCCGTGAGCGCCTCGCTCCGAGTCGCTCCCCCGAAACGCCATTGGGTGAACCATGACTTCAGCAGATCCCGGACGGCCCGCCCCGGCCGCCTGGCCCTCCCCCGTCGAAGCCGAGGACGTGGCCCGCGAGGACGGCATCCCCGGCTGGGTGGAACTCGTTCCCGAACCCGGCGGAACCACCGTGTGGTGGGACGAGCCGCGCCCGTTGGAGGGCGGCCGACGGTGCGTCGTACGACGCTCACCGGACGGCACCGTGCAGGACCTGCTGCCGGCGGGCTTCAACGCCCGCAGCAGACTCCACGAGTACGGCGGACGCGCTTGGCGGCCCGTCGTCCTCCCGCCGCCGGAAGGCACTGCCGCCGACGGCCCGTCAGGGCCCGCTCGGGCGCTGGTGTTCGTCGACTGGCACGACCAGCGCCTGCTGGTGACCGTGCCCGGGGGCGAGCCACGCCCGCTGACAGCGGCCTCGGACCTGCGGGGAACCCCGTCGGTGCGGTACGGCGACCTGTACGCCCCACCCGGTGGCGACGCGGTGTGGTGCGTGCGTGAGACTTTGGGAGCGCATCCGCGTGACGTGCGACGCGCCGTCGTCGCGGTGCCGCTGGACGGCTCGGCCGCCACCGATCCCGACCGGGTCAGGGTCCTGGCGGACGGCTACGACTTCCTGGCCTGCCCACGGCAGTCCCCGGACGGCCGGCACCTGTCCTGGATCGGCTGGAACCATCCCCGGATGCCGTGGGACGGCACCGACCTGTGCGTCACCGACCTCCACAGCCCCGGTCCACCCCGCGTGCTGGCGGGCGGCGCGGAGTGCTCCGTCGTCCAGGCGGAGTGGCGCGACGCGGACACCATCTGGGCCGTCGCCGACCCGGACGGCTGGTGGAACCTGCAGCTCGTCCCCCTGGACGGCAGCCCGGCGCGAACCGTCGCACCCCGCGCGGAGGAGTTCGGCGGGGCGCTGTGGCGACCGGGAGCCGCCTGGTTCACCCCGCTTCCCGACGGCAGGGTGCTGGCCGTGCACGGTACCGGCAGCGACCGGCATCTCGGCATCGTGGACCCGATCGACGACACCGTGCACGACCTGGACCTGCCCTACAACGACTTCGCCGCAACCGTCCACGCCGCCGACGGGCAGGCGGTGTGCGTGGCCGGCTCGCCGAGCATCCACCACCGCGTGGTGCTCACCGACCTGGCGACGACCGGCACCGCCGCCACCGGAGGCGACAACCACAGGGCCCTGACGGGCGACAGCCCTGCGCCGCACATCGCGGACCACTTGCCCACGCCCCGCGCCGAGGTCTTCCACCACGACGACGGGCACCCCGTGCACGCCGTGCTCTACCCCCCGCACAACCCCCACCACCGGCTCGCCCCCGGCGAACTGCCCCCGTGGGTCGTCTTCGTCCACGGCGGCCCCACCGGATCCTCCCCGATGGCCCTGGACCTGGAGATCGCCTACTTCACCAGCCGAGGCATCGGCGTCGCGGACGTCGACTACGGCGGCTCCACCGGCTACGGCCGCGCCTACCGCCAGCAGCTGCAAGGCGCGTGGGGGGTCGTGGACGTCGCAGACTGCGCGGTGGTCGCCCGCGGACTCGTCACCCGGGGTCTGGCCCGCAAGGACCGCCTGGCCGTCCGCGGTGGCAGCGCCGGCGGCTGGACGGCACTCGCCTCCCTCACCTCCACCGACCTCTACGCGGGCGCCGTCTCCCACTACGGCATCACCGACCCACTCGCCTGGGCCGCCGACACCCATGACTTCGAGTCCCGCTACCTCGACGGTCTCATCGGCCCCCTGCCCGAAGCCGCCGCACGCTACGAAGAACGCTCCCCCGTCCTCAATGCCCACCGTGCCAGCGGGCCGGCCCTGCTCCTGCACGGCCTCGAGGACGTCGTCGTGGGGCCGGAGCAGTCACGCGCCTTCGCCAAGGCCATGGACGACGCGGGCCTCACCTGCACCCTTCTGGAACTCCCCGGTGAGCAGCACGGCTGGCGGCACGCCAGCACCATCACCACCGTCCTGCGGGCCGAAATCGCCTTCTACCGGCGGATCTTCACCACCGCGGGGGCACCGGCGCCCCGACCCACCGGGCGACCCGGCACCCCACCGACCGCGGGCAGCACCTCGTGAGCACCCTCCTTCCGTCCGCGTCCCTGCGCCGACCAGCAGCGCTGCTCCCCGGCGACACGGTCGCCGTCGTCGCCCCCGCCGGACCCGTGAGGCCCGACCTCCTCGAGCGCGGTGTCGCCGTACTGAGGTCGTGGGGCCTGCGGGTGACGGTCATGCCGCACGTCACGGAGACCCGTCTCGGTCACCTCGCCGGGCGGGACTCCGACCGGGCAGCCGACCTGCAGGCGGCCTGGACCGATCCCCGGGTCGCCGCCGTGCTCTGCGCCCGCGGCGGCTACGGCTGCCAGCGGATGGCCGACCTGCTCGACTGGGACACCCTCGCGGCCGCCGAGCCGAAGCCACTCGTCGGGTGCAGCGACGTCACCGAGCTCCACCGCCTGTTCGCCACCCGCCTCGGCGTCGCCACGCTGCACGGACCGATGGTCGCCACCGAAGCCTTCGACGAACCCACCACGCTGGCCCACCTTCACCGGATGCTCTTCACGCCGGAAGGGATCCGCGAACTTCCCCTGCTCGCACCGCCGCTGGCAACCGGACAGGCACGGGGCATCCTGGCCGGCGGAAACGCGAGCCTGCTCGCGTCCTCCGTCGGCGGGCCGGGACCCACGGCCCCGGACGGCTCCCTGCTACTGCTCGAGGAGATCGGCGAGGACCCGTACCGACTGGACCGCATCCTCACCCAGCTGCGCCGGGCCGGCGTACTCGCAGCGGCCGCCGGCATCGTCCTGGGCGACTTCACCGACTGCGGCGCCCCCGCGGCCGTGGCCGAGGTGCTGCACGACCGTCTGGCCGATCTCGGCGTCCCCGTGGCGGCGGGGCTCCGCGCCGGGCACGGGGAGGTCCAGCTGACCGTGCCACTGGGCCTGCGCGCCGACCTGACGGCCGTGACCGGGCCGGGGGAAAGCATCCTGCTGCTCAGCCAGGCACCACTGCGGGCCCGTGCCGGCGCGGCCCCCCGACCGCGGGACACCCCTCGCACCGACAGGAAGGACGGACAGCCATGCGCGTCATGATCTCCGCGGACATGGAGGGCGCCACCGGCGTCACCTGGCCCGATGACGTCGAACCGGGGACAGCGGCCTGGGAACGGATGCGGCGGTTGCTCACCGGGGACGTCAACGCCTGCGTGGCGGGCCTCTTCGCCGGGGGCGCCACCGAGGTGCTGGTCAACGAAGCGCACTACACGCAACGCAACGTCCTGATCGAGGATCTCGACGACCGGGCCACCCTGCTGACGGGCCGCCACAAGCCGCTCGGCATGATGCACGGCGTCCAGGAGACCGACGGTGTGGTGATGCTCGGCTACCACACCGGAGCCGGCGAGGAAGGAGTGCTCGCCCACACCTACCTCGGCACGGGACTCGTCGACTTCCGCATCGACGGCGAGGCGGCCGACGAAGGGCGCATGAACGCCCTGGTCGCTGCCGAGCACGGCGTCCCGGTCCTGCTGGTCACCGGCGACGACCTGACGTGCGAGGCCGCCCGCCGCTGGGCGCCGCTCGCCCGGACCGCCGCGGTGAAGCGGGCGGTCAGCCGGTACGCGGCCGTCTGCCTGCCCCCGGCCCGCAGCTCGGCCCTCATCGCGTCACAGGCACGGGCCGCGGTGGAAGCCGCCCTCGTCTCCGAACGCCCCACCGCGACGACCACGGAGCACCGCTTCGAAGTGACCTTCCACGCAACCCACCAAGCGGCAGCGGTGGAGGCCGTACCCACCGTGGAACGGACCGGCCCGCGCACAGTCGCCTACACCGCTCCGAGTGCGACCGAAGGCGCCCGCGCCTTCAAGGTGTGCACCACGGTCGCGGCCTCCGCCACCGAGGAACAGTACGGCTGACCCCCACCGACCCGCTCCTGAACGGAATGTGACGCCCCCGATGCCTTCCTCCCCTGCCCCCGACGCCGACAACGCCACCGCCGGCGACGACGCCGTCCAGCTCTGCCACGACCTCCTGCGGATCGACACCACCAACTTCGGGGACGGCACCGGCCCGGGAGAACGGGCCGCCGCCGAGTACGTGAGCGCCGCCCTCGACGCGGCCGGCGTCGCCCCGACGCTCGTGGAAGCGGCCCCGCGCCGCTCCACGGTGCTGGCCCGGATCGCCGGCCGGGACCCCGCGCTGCCACCGCTGCTGATCCACGGCCACCTCGACGCGGTCCCCTTCGACGCCACCGGCTGGACGCGTCACCCCCTGTCGGGAGAACTGGCCGACGGCTGCCTCTGGGGACGCGGCGCCGTCGACATGAAGGGCACCGTCGCGATGGTCGTCGCCCTGGCGCGGCACTGGGCGCGCAGCGGAACCCGGCCCCGGCGCGACATCGTGCTGGCCTTCCTCGCGGATGAGGAGTCCACCGGCGAATTCGGGTCCAGGTTCGTCGTGGCCCGGCATCGGGACTGGCTGGAGGGATGCGCCGAGGCGATCAGCGAGTCGGGCGGCTTCTCGATCACCGCGCGACGGGAGAGCGGCCCGGACACGGGGAGGGAGGTGCGGGTGTACCCGGTGGCGGTGGGCGAGCGCGGCACGGCCTGGATGCGGCTCACCGCCCGGGGCACCGCCGGACACGGGTCCAAGCAGAACCCCGACAACGCGGTGGCGACGCTGGTCCACGGCCTGTCGCGGCTGGCCTCCCACCCCTGGCCGACCTCGCTGACCCCACCGGTCGCGTCCCTGATCGCCTCGCTCGAGGAGGAGCTGGGCCTGACCATCGACCGCACACGGCTCGAGCAGGAGGCCGCCCGGCTCGGACAGCTCGGCGAACTGTTCGACTGCACCGTACGCGACTCCGCCAACCCCACCGTTCTCGCCGCGGGCAACAAGGTCAACGTCGTCCCGGGCCAAGCACACGCCGAGGTCGACGGCAGATTCCTGCCCGGACACCGGGAGCAGTTCCTGGCAACCGTGGACCGGTTGCTGGGCCCCGGGATCACGAGGGAGTTCATCAACTGCGAGGACGCCGTGGCGGCGGACCACCGGGGCCCTGCGTTCGCCGCCATGGCCGACGCCCTGCGCGCCGAGGACCCCGACGCCCGTCCGGTGCCGTTCGTCATGTCCGGCGGCACCGACGCGAAGTCCTTCGCCCGGCTCGGCATCCGGTCGTACGGCTTCGCCCCGCTGCTCCTGGATCCTTCCCTGCACTACTACGGGATGTTCCACGGCGTGGACGAGCGGGTGCCGGCCGCCGGCCTGAGCTTCGGCGTCAGGGTGCTCGACCGTTTCCTCCGGACCTACTGAGGCGGAAACGACCCCGTACCTTCCGGGCAGCGCCCCGCTGTCACGGCCGATCGTCGAGGTACCCGCACACCCAGGCCAGCGCCGAGTACGCACCGAGCGTGAGCTCCGGCTCGCCGCTGCCACGCAGTCGCACCGTCGCGGCCTGGCACTCCGCGAGCAACTGGGCCCTGCAGGGACCGACCGGCCCTGTCGCCCTGTCGCCCGTGACGGGCCCCACGGCCCGGGAGCCCACCGCCCACCGATAGGCCTGCAGCAGGCCCTGCTCGAAGTCCGTCCAGGGCCTGCGGCACATGCTGAGCTCTTCCAGCGCGGCGAAGACCTCGTCGGCCGTGCGCACCCCCACCGCTGTTCTCTCGCTCCTCATGCCGGCAACGCTACGGCCCGGACGCGGGCGATGTCCGGTTTCGATCCGCCGGCCGGAGGAACCCCGCCCGCGGCAACCGGTGCACCGGCCCGTCAGTGCCCGGCCGCTTCCCGGGCGCGGAGGGCCAGCCACAGGTCCACTCGGTCCTCGGCGCGGTCCATGTGGCGGCCGGTGAGGCGACCGATCTTGGCGATCCGGTTCTGCACCGTGTGCCGGTGCAGGCCGAGCATCGCCGAGGTGTCGGCCCAACTGCCGTTGGTCTCGAGCCAGACCCTCAGGGTCTCCATCAGCTCGTGGTCGGGATCGGCGCTGTCGACGACCGCGAGCGCCGTGTCGGCGAACGCGGCGAGCAGTTCCGGGCTTCCGAGGCTCAGGAGCAGCCGGACCGAGCCGGCCTCCGTGGCGGTGACCGGCCGGCCTGCCTCGGCGCTCGCGGCGAGCAGCGCGCGGGCCTGGCGCAGGGAGAGCGCGGCGTGCTGGGGAGCCACCGCCGGTCCGATTCCGGCGGGCCTGCCCGGGACGAAGCGGCCGAGCAGGGCGAGCGCGTCGGTGCCGTCCGGCACGACGGCTTCCACTGTCGTGCCGACAGCGCGGGCGAGTCCTCCCGGGACCGCGAGGGCCAGGTCGGCGGCGACCTCCGCGGCCTCACTGGGTCGGCCCGGTCCGGGCTGCTGCTCCGAACGGGTGGTGGGTGCGGTACCGGGGCCGGGGCCGATCTGGACCGCGACGGCGCGCAGGGGGCCGACCGAGAGGTTCACCGACGACAGCAGTGCCGTGGCTCGCGCGGCGGTGAGGTCCGCGGCGAACAGTCGGGTGAGCACGGTGGTGAGGTGGCGGCGGCGCGGTTCCTCGGCGAGGTGGCGGCGTTCGAGTTCGAGGGAGAGCAGCGACACCAGGACGTTGCTCAGCATCCGGGTTTCGGCACTGGATTCGCCGATCAGGATGACGAAGCCGCGCAGCCGGGCCGCGCCGAGGGGCTGTGCGTGGGCGGGTCCGGCGGGCAGGTCACCGCCTCCGCTTCCACGGAGACCCCGCAGCGCGATGGCGTCGAGGATCGGGGCCGCGTCGGCCAGGATCTCGGCGGCGTCGGCGCCCGAAGCGCCCAGCGGTCTGGCCAGCACGTCGCAGACGACGACCGCGACACCGGTGGCGCGGTACCAGGCGGTGAGCAGCTCGGAGAGTCCGTCGGGAGAGGCCGCGGCAGCGGTGAGCCGCCGCTGGGCGCGGAGGGTGCGTTCGAGCAGCCGGCGTTCCTCTGCGGACCTGGCGTCGAACACGGCCTTGGTGACGGCGGCCAGCGAGGTGTTCTCGGGGACGGTGATCAGGGGGAGGCCGTGCTGCTCGGCGGACTGCGCGAGGGCCGGTGGCAGCTGTGGGTAGGGAAGGGAGCTGCCGACCGACACCACGAGTGCGGCGGCCCCGGCCCGGTCGAGGGCTTCGACGAAGGCGACCAGGGCTGCGGGGCTGCTCCCCAGGAGCAGCCCAGTGGTCATGACCACTTCCCCGGGTTCCAGCCATGCCGAGGGGTCCGTGGCCTCGGAGGCGTGCGCGGCGCCGACCGTTCGGCCGAGGCCGGCGGCGCCTGCGGCAAGTCCGAGCCGCAGAGCGGGAATGGCCAGGAGGTCCCGGACAGTCAGGGGCATCAGCCGGTCGTCCGTTCGACGGTGGAGGTCATCCCGGATTTGATAGCACAGGAACACCGCCGTGCGCAGCGGCCTTCACTGTTGACCCTCCATTTCGAACCATCGGCGACAACTGGTTAGGACGACCTGCCGCTGCCTGTGCCCTCTCTCCGGACGATGAGCATGCGGCTCCCGAACGGGCCCGCCGGAAGTGCGCGGGGGATGCCGTGCGCCATGAGGGCCGCACCGGTGAACGCGGCCGGCCGGGCCTGTGCCGGCAGCGCGTCGTCGGTGATCCGGTAGCGGGCCCGCGGGTCGAGCCCTCGCAGCCGCAGTGGCGGTGCGGTGCGGGCGCCGCCGGGATCGACGCGCCATTCGAGGACCACGGATCCGCTGCGGTCCGGATCCACGTACTGCACCGCGTAGTACCCCTGGTCGCCGGGTTCTCCGAGCCTGTGCAGATCGCCGTGCTGCACGGTGCGACGTACGGTCTTGTAGGCGGCGATGTGTTCGGCCGTCTCGGTGAGTTCGGCGTCGGTCCACTTGGTCAGGTCGCCGCCCAGGCCGAGGACCCCGGCCATCGCCGTGTGCAGGCGGAAGCGCAGCGGCACCCGGCGGCCGGTGATCGCATTGGGGCTGTCCGTGACCCAGGAAGACATCACCTGCGCCGGGTAGAACTGGGTGAAGCCGTGTTGCACCGTCAGCCGGTCGATGGGGTCGGTGTTGTCGGAGGGCCAGACCTGGTCGGTGCGGGCGAGGACTGCGAGGTCGGTCCGGCCACCGCCGCCGGCGCAGGACTCGATGCGCAGGTCGGGGCGGGCGGCTCGGAGACGGTCCAGGAGCCTGTGGACGGCCAGGGCGTGGTCGAGGTGGACGCGGTGGCCCGCGGAGCGTGGGCCGGCCTCGGTGAAGGAGCGGTTGAAGTCCCATTTGAGGAAGTCGGCGTCCGCGGCTTCGACCAGCGCGAGCAACCAGGAGAAGGCCCACTCGGTGACCTCTTCGCGGCTGAAGTCGAGGACGAGTTGGTTGCGCAGGGTGCTGGCGGTGCGATCCGGGAGGTGGAGCAGCCATTCGGGGTGGCGCCGGAGGACTTCGCTGCCCGGGTTGATCATCTCGGGTTCGAC from Kitasatospora terrestris includes the following:
- a CDS encoding LD-carboxypeptidase, producing MSTLLPSASLRRPAALLPGDTVAVVAPAGPVRPDLLERGVAVLRSWGLRVTVMPHVTETRLGHLAGRDSDRAADLQAAWTDPRVAAVLCARGGYGCQRMADLLDWDTLAAAEPKPLVGCSDVTELHRLFATRLGVATLHGPMVATEAFDEPTTLAHLHRMLFTPEGIRELPLLAPPLATGQARGILAGGNASLLASSVGGPGPTAPDGSLLLLEEIGEDPYRLDRILTQLRRAGVLAAAAGIVLGDFTDCGAPAAVAEVLHDRLADLGVPVAAGLRAGHGEVQLTVPLGLRADLTAVTGPGESILLLSQAPLRARAGAAPRPRDTPRTDRKDGQPCAS
- a CDS encoding S9 family peptidase yields the protein MTSADPGRPAPAAWPSPVEAEDVAREDGIPGWVELVPEPGGTTVWWDEPRPLEGGRRCVVRRSPDGTVQDLLPAGFNARSRLHEYGGRAWRPVVLPPPEGTAADGPSGPARALVFVDWHDQRLLVTVPGGEPRPLTAASDLRGTPSVRYGDLYAPPGGDAVWCVRETLGAHPRDVRRAVVAVPLDGSAATDPDRVRVLADGYDFLACPRQSPDGRHLSWIGWNHPRMPWDGTDLCVTDLHSPGPPRVLAGGAECSVVQAEWRDADTIWAVADPDGWWNLQLVPLDGSPARTVAPRAEEFGGALWRPGAAWFTPLPDGRVLAVHGTGSDRHLGIVDPIDDTVHDLDLPYNDFAATVHAADGQAVCVAGSPSIHHRVVLTDLATTGTAATGGDNHRALTGDSPAPHIADHLPTPRAEVFHHDDGHPVHAVLYPPHNPHHRLAPGELPPWVVFVHGGPTGSSPMALDLEIAYFTSRGIGVADVDYGGSTGYGRAYRQQLQGAWGVVDVADCAVVARGLVTRGLARKDRLAVRGGSAGGWTALASLTSTDLYAGAVSHYGITDPLAWAADTHDFESRYLDGLIGPLPEAAARYEERSPVLNAHRASGPALLLHGLEDVVVGPEQSRAFAKAMDDAGLTCTLLELPGEQHGWRHASTITTVLRAEIAFYRRIFTTAGAPAPRPTGRPGTPPTAGSTS
- a CDS encoding M20/M25/M40 family metallo-hydrolase is translated as MPSSPAPDADNATAGDDAVQLCHDLLRIDTTNFGDGTGPGERAAAEYVSAALDAAGVAPTLVEAAPRRSTVLARIAGRDPALPPLLIHGHLDAVPFDATGWTRHPLSGELADGCLWGRGAVDMKGTVAMVVALARHWARSGTRPRRDIVLAFLADEESTGEFGSRFVVARHRDWLEGCAEAISESGGFSITARRESGPDTGREVRVYPVAVGERGTAWMRLTARGTAGHGSKQNPDNAVATLVHGLSRLASHPWPTSLTPPVASLIASLEEELGLTIDRTRLEQEAARLGQLGELFDCTVRDSANPTVLAAGNKVNVVPGQAHAEVDGRFLPGHREQFLATVDRLLGPGITREFINCEDAVAADHRGPAFAAMADALRAEDPDARPVPFVMSGGTDAKSFARLGIRSYGFAPLLLDPSLHYYGMFHGVDERVPAAGLSFGVRVLDRFLRTY
- a CDS encoding M55 family metallopeptidase, with the protein product MRVMISADMEGATGVTWPDDVEPGTAAWERMRRLLTGDVNACVAGLFAGGATEVLVNEAHYTQRNVLIEDLDDRATLLTGRHKPLGMMHGVQETDGVVMLGYHTGAGEEGVLAHTYLGTGLVDFRIDGEAADEGRMNALVAAEHGVPVLLVTGDDLTCEAARRWAPLARTAAVKRAVSRYAAVCLPPARSSALIASQARAAVEAALVSERPTATTTEHRFEVTFHATHQAAAVEAVPTVERTGPRTVAYTAPSATEGARAFKVCTTVAASATEEQYG
- a CDS encoding PucR family transcriptional regulator codes for the protein MPLTVRDLLAIPALRLGLAAGAAGLGRTVGAAHASEATDPSAWLEPGEVVMTTGLLLGSSPAALVAFVEALDRAGAAALVVSVGSSLPYPQLPPALAQSAEQHGLPLITVPENTSLAAVTKAVFDARSAEERRLLERTLRAQRRLTAAAASPDGLSELLTAWYRATGVAVVVCDVLARPLGASGADAAEILADAAPILDAIALRGLRGSGGGDLPAGPAHAQPLGAARLRGFVILIGESSAETRMLSNVLVSLLSLELERRHLAEEPRRRHLTTVLTRLFAADLTAARATALLSSVNLSVGPLRAVAVQIGPGPGTAPTTRSEQQPGPGRPSEAAEVAADLALAVPGGLARAVGTTVEAVVPDGTDALALLGRFVPGRPAGIGPAVAPQHAALSLRQARALLAASAEAGRPVTATEAGSVRLLLSLGSPELLAAFADTALAVVDSADPDHELMETLRVWLETNGSWADTSAMLGLHRHTVQNRIAKIGRLTGRHMDRAEDRVDLWLALRAREAAGH